CAAGGTCTATAGCGCGTTGACGGTAACGACATCATTGTCGTTATCCGGTGTTGCGAGCGGGTTACGCAGGCTGCGACCAAAGGCCGGCAACTCGATCTCGAAGCAATCACCCGGTTCGACGCGAATGTCGTCGGCGAAGCTCAGGGTGGCGGTGCCGAAAAAGTGTACATGAACATCGCCGGGACGGCGGAACCCACGATACTTGAAGTGGTGATGTTCGAGGTTGGCAATGCTGTGAGCCATATTGTCCTCGCCAGTGAGGAACGGCTTCTCCCACAAGGTTTCGCCATTGCGGGTGATGCGGCTGGTGCCCTCAAGATGGCGAGGCAGCTCGCCGACCAGTAATTCAGGTCCGAAACTGCAGGCACGCAGTTTGGAGTGGGCCAGCCACAGATAGTTGAAGCGCTCGGTAACGTGGTCGGAAAACTCATTGCCGATGGCGAAGCCCAGACGGTGAGGGTTGCCGTGATCATCAATCACATAAAGACCGGCGAGCTCCGGCTCTTCACCAGCATCCTCGGCGAAGCCGGGGCAGGGAAGCGGGCTTTCCGGGGCCACCACACAGTCGCCATCGCCCTTGTAGAACCATTCCGGCTGGGCACCGACCTGGCCGTCTGCCGGTTTGCCGCCTTCGACACCGAGCCTGAACATGCGCATCGAGTCGGTCAGTTGTTCCTCGGCTTCTTGAGATTGCTCTTGAGATTGAGCCTTGGCATGCATGGCTGAACGGGTATCGGCGCTGCCGAGGTGCGTAAGACCGGTGCCAGTGACCAGGCAATGGGCCGCATCGGGATGCGTCAGCGGCGGCATCAGGCGCTGAGCTTCGACAAGCTCCGCATAGTCCAGTCGTGTCTTGGTCAGTCGCTCTTCGATGGCCTGGCTGAAGGACTTGCCGGCAGCCATGGCCGCACGTGCGAGGCTGTAAGTATCAGTATCGGCCAAGCGCACAGTGGTCTCGTCTTCTACCAGAGCGGCATGAATGCGACCTTCGTGCAGGCATTGGATCAAGCGCATCAGTATTTCCTCCTCAGCGGGTCGCCGATGATGCATGTGGGATAGGTTGACATGTTCAATAAATAAATCCAAATGTTGTACATAGTCATTGGTGCTGGTTGCCATCCTCGTCGGTAGGCTCTTTCACCAATGACGGGCGACCAAAACGGGGGAAGCCGTCCTTGTCCCAGGCAATGGGTTTAACGTAGGTATGACGATTGGGATCCCAGAGTGGGTCGCCGGTGATCTCGGTATAGGTACGGGCGTGGTACACCAGCATGTCGGTGACACCATCTTCGGCGATAGTAAAACTATTATGTCCAGGACCAAATACTGAGCGTTCGGCATCACTGGTGAACACCGGATGCTGTGCCTTCTTCCAACTGGCGGGATCGAGTAGGTCGGCATCCTCGTCGGCCCATAGCAGGCCCATGCAGTAATTTTCGTCAGTGGCGCTGGCCGAATAGGTAAGCAGTATCCGGCCATGGCGAATCAGCACCGCGGGTCCTTCATTGACCATGAACCCCCGGGTTTCCCATTCAAACTCGGGAATCGAGATGCGAACCGGCGCACTTTCGAGGGTATCCGCTGCGGCCATTCGCGCGATGTAGAGGTTGGTGTTGCCGGGAATGCCGGGTTCCTTCTGTGCCCAGACGTAGTACAGCTCATCGCGGTGATGAAAGGCTGTGCCGTCGAGACAGAAACTATCGATACCGGTTTCGATGCGCTGCGGGTGGCTCCACTCGGCATTCAGAGGATCACTGGCGCTGGTGGCGATGCAGTACATGCGGTGCTGGAACAGGCCATCGCGAATCTCGCGGCTGGGTGCCGCGGCGAAGTAGACGTACCAGCTACCTTGATGACGATGCAGTTCTGGTGCCCAGATCAGTTCGCTGAGTGGTCCAATTGTTTCCTTTTCCCAGATGGTGACCGGGTCGGC
This Halomonas huangheensis DNA region includes the following protein-coding sequences:
- a CDS encoding family 43 glycosylhydrolase; translated protein: MNRTLTPLIEQRADPFIYRHDGGYYFIASVPAYDRLELRYASTIAGLADADPVTIWEKETIGPLSELIWAPELHRHQGSWYVYFAAAPSREIRDGLFQHRMYCIATSASDPLNAEWSHPQRIETGIDSFCLDGTAFHHRDELYYVWAQKEPGIPGNTNLYIARMAAADTLESAPVRISIPEFEWETRGFMVNEGPAVLIRHGRILLTYSASATDENYCMGLLWADEDADLLDPASWKKAQHPVFTSDAERSVFGPGHNSFTIAEDGVTDMLVYHARTYTEITGDPLWDPNRHTYVKPIAWDKDGFPRFGRPSLVKEPTDEDGNQHQ
- the araD1 gene encoding AraD1 family protein; amino-acid sequence: MRLIQCLHEGRIHAALVEDETTVRLADTDTYSLARAAMAAGKSFSQAIEERLTKTRLDYAELVEAQRLMPPLTHPDAAHCLVTGTGLTHLGSADTRSAMHAKAQSQEQSQEAEEQLTDSMRMFRLGVEGGKPADGQVGAQPEWFYKGDGDCVVAPESPLPCPGFAEDAGEEPELAGLYVIDDHGNPHRLGFAIGNEFSDHVTERFNYLWLAHSKLRACSFGPELLVGELPRHLEGTSRITRNGETLWEKPFLTGEDNMAHSIANLEHHHFKYRGFRRPGDVHVHFFGTATLSFADDIRVEPGDCFEIELPAFGRSLRNPLATPDNDNDVVTVNAL